One window of Oryza brachyantha chromosome 12, ObraRS2, whole genome shotgun sequence genomic DNA carries:
- the LOC121056029 gene encoding cysteine desulfurase 1, chloroplastic produces MAATAAASLRYFPSSLRSRSPAAGAAPARGGLVRLSSRRAPFAAGVAAPSREAESAASLGDLTRVDFPILHQEFDGSKLVYFDNGATSQKPSCVMKTLDEYYRSYNSNVHRGIHVLSAKATDAYESARTKVANFVNATDSREIVFTRNATEAINLVAYSWGLSNLKQGDEIVLTVAEHHSAIVPWQFVSQKTGATLKYVGLTKEEVPDIEQLKGLLSNKTKIVVVHHVANVLGSMLPIEDIVAWSNKVGAKVLVDACQSVPHMPVDVQRLGADFLVASSHKMCGPTGVGFLHGKIDLLSSMEPFLGGGEMIADVFQDKSTYAEPPSRFEAGTPAIGEAIGLGAAIDYLSQIGMQKIHEYEKELATYLYESLISVPNVRIYGPAPCQTDHRAPLCSFNVENVHPTDIAEILDLQHGVAIRSGHHCAQILHRTLGINASARASLHFYNTKEEVDVFVHALKDTIDFLTSEH; encoded by the exons ATggcggcgaccgcggcggcgtcgctccGCTATTTCCCTTCCTCCCTCAGGAGCCGTagccccgccgccggggcTGCACCCGCACGCGGTGGCCTCGTCAGGCTCTCCTCGCGGCGGGCCCCCTTCGcggccggcgtggcggcgccgtcgcgggAGGCGGAGTCGGCCGCCTCGCTGGGGGACCTCACCCGCGTCGACTTCCCTATCCTTCACCAG GAATTTGATGGTTCCAAATTAGTTTACTTCGACAATGGTGCAACTTCACAGAAACCTTCTTGTGTAATGAAAACTTTAGATGAGTATTACCGGTCTTACAATTCGAATGTTCATCGTGGAATTCATGTTCTCAG TGCAAAGGCTACCGATGCATATGAGAGTGCAAGAACAAAAGTTGCAAATTTTGTCAATGCAACTGACAGTAGGGAGATTGTTTTCACTCGTAATGCTACTGAAGCTATCAATTTAGTAGCATATTCATGGGGCCTGTCCAACTTGAAACAAGGAGATGAG ATTGTTCTTACAGTTGCAGAGCATCATAGTGCTATTGTTCCATGGCAATTTGTTTCCCAGAAGACTGGTGCTACCTTAAAGTATGTTGGGCTAACTAAAGAAGAAGTTCCAGACATTGAACAGTTGAAAGGCCTTCtgtcaaataagacaaagattGTTGTTGTCCATCATGTCGCAAATGTGCTAG GTTCAATGCTTCCTATTGAGGATATTGTAGCATGGTCAAACAAAGTTGGTGCTAAAGTTCTTGTTGATGCTTGCCAAAGTGTTCCTCATATGCCAGTCGATGTTCAAAGGCTTGGTGCAGATTTTCTTGTTGCATCCTCACATAag ATGTGTGGCCCTACAGGCGTTGGATTTTTGCATGGAAAAATTGACCTCTTGTCATCTATGGAGCCTTTCTTAG GTGGTGGTGAAATGATTGCAGATGTGTTCCAAGACAAATCAACATATGCTGAGCCTCCTTCTAG ATTTGAGGCTGGAACACCTGCAATTGGAGAAGCTATAGGATTGGGAGCAGCAATTGATTATTTATCACAAATTGGCATGCAGAAGATCCATGAGTATGAG AAAGAGCTGGCGACATATCTTTATGAGAGCCTTATTTCTGTTCCAAATGTTCGGATCTATGGTCCAGCTCCATGCCAAACTGATCACCGTGCCCCACTATGTTCTTTTAATGTTGAGAACGTTCATCCGACAGATATTGCAGAAATTCTTGATCTCCAG CATGGCGTAGCAATTCGGTCAGGCCATCATTGTGCACAGATTTTGCATCGAACTCTTGGTATCAATGCAAGTGCTCGCGCTAGTCTTCACTTCTACAATACCAAAGAGGAGGTGGATGTATTTGTCCATGCGCTGAAAGATACAATTGATTTCCTTACTTCTGAGCACTAG
- the LOC102715813 gene encoding E3 ubiquitin-protein ligase RGLG2-like — MSGFLAVVGKLGTFLLWVVFLVLQTATKVVGSLLAAGAGPAAAEPQEGQLHEAAAARRLSPPASPHRGGGATDPYQPPPLWDPPPPPYSAGTAADEYSSSSSYRRRGASAPREEDLVLSSTSYSRPAAAAVAPAAQARSVSSAPPLRAVESRSPPPSRAAVVRGKRPRLERKYSKIVDQYRSLDEVIEALAQAGLESSNLIIGIDFTKSNEWTGKNSFNGMSLHHIGNSPNPYEQAISIIGQTLSAFDEDNLIPCYGFGDASTHDQDVFAFYPDERPCNGFQEALARYREIVPHLRLSGPTSFSPIIEMATTIVEQSGGQYHVLVIIADGQVTRSVNTEFGQLSTQEQMTVDAIVQASEFPLSIILVGVGDGPWDMMKEFDDNIPARAFDNFQFVNFTSIMSKKISQSKKETEFALSALMEIPLQYKATLELGILGRRFAKSPERVPLPPPFASYNTISRAAPSRANSFRSMPSHPREEAPVDSAITASVTSPPSTDARASEPQLCPVCLSKPRDMAFGCGHQTCAECGPQVEHCPICRRPIDTRVKLY; from the exons atgAGCGGGTTCTTG GCGGTGGTGGGGAAGCTCGGGACGTTCCTGCTCTGGGTGGTCTTCCTCGTGCTGCAGACGGCCACCAAGGTCGTCGgcagcctcctcgccgccggcgcggggccagcggcggcggagccgcaGGAAGGCCAGCTCCatgaggccgcggcggcgcggcgcctgtcgccgcccgcgtcgccgcaCCGCGGGGGCGGCGCCACGGACCCCTACCAGCCTCCGCCGCTGTGGgaccccccgccgccgccgtactcGGCTGGCACCGCGGCGGACGAGTACTCCTCGTCCTCGAGCtaccggcggcgcggggcgagCGCGCCGCGGGAAGAGGACCTGGTGTTGTCCTCTACCAGCTACTCGCGCccagccgccgcggccgtggcgccggcggcccaGGCTCGTTCCGTGTCGTCGGCGCCTCCGCTGAGGGCGGTCGAgtcccggtcgccgccaccgtccaGGGCGGCTGTGGTTAGGGGTAAGCGGCCGAGGCTGGAGAGGAAGTACTCCAAGATTGTCGACCAGTACCGCTCCCTGGATGAG GTTATTGAGGCACTAGCGCAAGCTGGTCTCGAGTCTTCTAATTTaataattggaattgatttcaCAAAGAGTAATGAATGGACAG GGAAGAATTCATTCAATGGTATGAGCCTACATCATATTGGAAATTCCCCAAATCCTTATGAGCAGGCAATCTCAATTATCGGGCAGACCTTGTCAGCTTTTGATGAGGATAATTTAATTCCTTGCTATGGTTTTGGTGATG CATCTACGCATGATCAAGATGTGTTTGCCTTCTATCCTGATGAAAGACCATGCAATGGTTTTCAGGAGGCTTTGGCCCGATATAGAGAAATTGTTCCTCATCTGCGTCTTTCCG GTCCTACATCATTCTCTCCAATAATTGAAATGGCCACAACCATTGTTGAACAAAGTGGTGGCCAGTACCATGTTTTAGTTATAATTGCTGATGGACAG GTcacacgaagtgtaaatacTGAATTTGGCCAGTTAAGTACCCAGGAGCAGATGACCGTTGATGCTATTGTACAAGCCAG TGAGTTTCCCTTGTCTATAATTTTGGTTGGAGTTGGAGATGGTCCATGGGATATGATGAAGGAATTTGATGACAACATACCCGCTAGGGCGTTTGACAATTTCCAG TTTGTCAACTTCACTTCAATCATGTCAAAGAAAATCAGTCAGAGCAAGAAGGAGACAGAATTTGCACTTTCGGCGCTTATGGAGATCCCTTTGCAGTATAAGGCAACATTAGAGCTTGGAATTTTAGG GCGTCGGTTTGCAAAGTCACCTGAGCGAGTTCCACTGCCCCCTCCCTTTGCAAGCTATAATACAATCTCGAGAGCAGCACCATCTCGAGCAAATAGCTTCCGGAGTATGCCTTCTCATCCTAGGGAGGAGGCACCTGTAGACTCAGCAATCACTGCATCAGTTACATCCCCACCATCCACAGATGCTAGAGCATCAGAACCCCAA CTCTGCCCAGTTTGCCTCTCTAAACCCCGGGACATGGCTTTTGGTTGCGGACACCAG ACATGTGCTGAATGTGGACCGCAAGTCGAGCATTGCCCTATTTGTCGAAGGCCAATTGATACAAGAGTAAAATTGTACTAA